One SAR86 cluster bacterium genomic window carries:
- the tmk gene encoding dTMP kinase, whose product MFITFEGIEGSGKSTQIKMLKDALLVEGHEVIVLREPGGTILGEKVREAFLEKTIEKISVETETFLLYASRKHLDQNLLKPSLAAKKFVICDRYYDATEAYQCYGKGLPHDFFKSLNKVCNLSIPEITFYIDITSEISKERISNRERDRMEAEEIDFFNKVREGYLKIAEENRERIYKINGIDTIENIHKRILEHVGEKIGSSLG is encoded by the coding sequence ATGTTTATTACATTTGAAGGTATAGAGGGCTCTGGAAAATCTACCCAAATAAAAATGCTAAAAGATGCTCTTCTTGTTGAGGGTCATGAAGTAATTGTTTTAAGAGAGCCTGGAGGAACAATTCTTGGTGAAAAGGTACGTGAAGCTTTCTTAGAAAAGACAATTGAAAAAATTTCTGTTGAAACTGAAACCTTCCTTCTTTATGCCTCAAGAAAACATTTAGATCAAAATCTTCTTAAACCTAGCCTAGCAGCAAAAAAGTTCGTCATTTGTGATAGATATTATGATGCAACTGAGGCTTATCAATGTTATGGAAAAGGCCTCCCCCATGATTTTTTTAAATCACTCAATAAAGTTTGTAATTTATCAATACCTGAAATTACCTTCTATATTGATATTACGTCTGAAATCTCGAAGGAGAGAATATCAAATAGAGAGAGGGATAGAATGGAAGCAGAAGAGATAGATTTTTTTAATAAAGTAAGGGAAGGGTATCTTAAAATCGCTGAAGAAAATAGAGAAAGAATATATAAGATTAATGGAATAGATACTATCGAAAATATTCACAAAAGAATACTAGAACATGTGGGAGAAAAAATTGGTTCTTCCTTGGGATAA
- a CDS encoding ammonium transporter produces MEDQLFEISYAFNTFYTLMAGALVMWMAAGFTMLEAGFVRRRNTAEIVTKNIGLYSIACCMFLLAGYNAMYAGDSWRGIIPDFDFSFGFSEFGGDASVQNLEDDGTPYYASAADFFFQVVFVATAVSIVSGAVAERMNQWPFFGLAAVIAFFIYPVQGFWNWGGGFLTADDGYGYSDYAGSGTVHLLGAACALAAAIFIGPRVGKYSSDGKTNKLYGANIPIAALGTFILWLGWFGFNGGSQLAIDTAENANAVAHVFMNTNLAACGGVVACLLVARIFFGKTNIIYALNGAISGLVAITASPHTPSGYEAVLIGAIGGLLCYGSLVFIEQFLKIDDPVGAISAHGTAGIFGVMVVPFTNSDATFGGQAVGVLAIMLWGFVLTYAFLFLLNMVAPVRASDEIQKKGLDAEEIGIEAYPEF; encoded by the coding sequence ATGGAAGATCAATTATTTGAAATAAGTTACGCTTTTAATACGTTTTACACACTTATGGCTGGAGCTTTAGTCATGTGGATGGCAGCAGGATTTACAATGCTCGAGGCTGGTTTTGTTCGTAGAAGAAATACAGCTGAAATTGTAACTAAAAATATTGGACTGTACTCAATAGCATGTTGTATGTTTTTGCTAGCAGGTTATAACGCAATGTATGCCGGTGACAGCTGGAGAGGCATCATACCTGATTTTGATTTTAGTTTTGGTTTTAGTGAATTTGGAGGTGATGCTTCAGTTCAAAACCTAGAGGACGATGGCACACCATATTACGCGTCAGCTGCAGACTTCTTCTTTCAAGTCGTTTTTGTAGCAACAGCTGTTTCAATAGTTTCTGGTGCTGTCGCAGAAAGAATGAACCAATGGCCATTCTTTGGATTAGCAGCAGTAATCGCGTTTTTCATTTACCCAGTACAAGGCTTCTGGAATTGGGGTGGAGGATTTCTTACTGCTGATGATGGATATGGATACTCAGATTATGCTGGTTCAGGTACGGTTCACCTATTGGGTGCAGCCTGTGCTCTAGCAGCAGCTATATTTATTGGACCAAGGGTAGGTAAATATTCAAGCGATGGTAAAACAAATAAGCTATATGGTGCAAATATCCCCATTGCAGCATTAGGTACTTTTATCCTTTGGCTTGGATGGTTTGGGTTCAACGGCGGATCTCAATTAGCTATAGATACTGCAGAAAATGCTAATGCCGTTGCCCATGTTTTTATGAATACTAACTTGGCAGCTTGTGGAGGTGTAGTCGCATGTTTACTAGTAGCCAGAATATTCTTTGGTAAAACTAATATCATATATGCTCTGAATGGAGCTATTTCTGGCTTAGTTGCTATTACAGCATCACCCCATACACCTTCTGGTTATGAAGCTGTCTTAATTGGTGCTATAGGAGGTTTACTTTGCTACGGATCACTTGTCTTCATAGAGCAATTCTTGAAGATTGATGACCCTGTTGGTGCAATCTCAGCACACGGAACTGCAGGAATATTTGGTGTTATGGTTGTTCCATTTACCAACTCTGATGCTACTTTTGGCGGACAGGCAGTTGGCGTTTTAGCAATAATGTTATGGGGTTTCGTTCTGACTTATGCATTCTTATTCTTACTTAATATGGTTGCACCAGTTCGAGCTTCAGATGAAATTCAGAAGAAAGGTTTGGATGCCGAAGAGATTGGTATCGAAGCATACCCAGAATTCTAG
- the acpP gene encoding acyl carrier protein → MSDVLNKVVDIVCEQLGADKGDVKSDSSFVEDLGADSLDTVELVMAFEEEFGLDIPDEEAEKITTIQSAVDWIESNS, encoded by the coding sequence ATGAGTGATGTTCTTAATAAAGTTGTCGACATTGTTTGTGAACAACTAGGTGCAGATAAGGGTGATGTAAAATCTGATTCATCTTTTGTTGAAGATCTAGGTGCTGATTCTTTAGATACTGTTGAATTAGTAATGGCATTTGAAGAGGAGTTTGGCCTTGATATTCCTGATGAAGAAGCAGAAAAAATTACCACAATCCAGAGTGCAGTCGATTGGATCGAAAGTAATAGTTAG
- the fabG gene encoding 3-oxoacyl-ACP reductase FabG: MEVKKVLVSGGTKGIGGAIVTKLLDEGYSVIATTRDKTKANILEHKNLTVENLDLSSKDSVSEFQEKVESFKPSILINNAGVTKDNLFLRMSENDWTEVIETNLNGTYRLTKIFLKDMIKNKWGRIINIGSVSGLMGNPGQTNYASSKAALEGFTRSLAKEIGSRNITVNLVSPGFINTDMTSGLTIEKLESQIPLGRMGNPSDVASLVAFLASEGAGYITGQTLVVDGGLFMQ, from the coding sequence ATGGAAGTTAAGAAAGTTTTAGTCTCTGGAGGAACAAAAGGAATAGGAGGAGCAATAGTCACCAAATTGCTTGATGAAGGATACTCTGTTATTGCTACGACAAGAGATAAAACAAAAGCAAATATTCTTGAACATAAAAACTTAACAGTAGAAAACTTAGACTTATCATCTAAAGACTCTGTTTCAGAATTCCAAGAAAAGGTAGAAAGTTTCAAACCCTCTATCCTTATAAATAATGCGGGAGTTACTAAGGATAATTTATTTCTTCGAATGTCAGAAAATGATTGGACTGAAGTTATAGAAACAAATTTAAATGGTACTTACAGGCTGACGAAAATATTTCTCAAAGACATGATTAAAAATAAATGGGGAAGAATAATAAATATTGGTTCTGTTTCAGGTTTAATGGGAAATCCAGGTCAAACAAATTACGCATCTTCAAAAGCGGCACTTGAGGGCTTTACTAGATCTCTTGCGAAAGAAATTGGATCTAGGAATATTACTGTTAACTTAGTTTCTCCAGGATTTATAAATACTGATATGACAAGCGGTTTAACTATCGAAAAGCTTGAAAGCCAAATTCCTTTAGGAAGAATGGGGAATCCTTCAGATGTTGCATCACTAGTGGCTTTTCTCGCGAGTGAGGGTGCGGGTTATATTACTGGACAAACATTAGTAGTTGATGGTGGTTTATTTATGCAGTAA
- the mltG gene encoding endolytic transglycosylase MltG, giving the protein MGLPASIRLIEIQKIPTGDNLIVEKGQGINSIIDSLKNQNNNNFLTILKLKYLFESTNIIPGRYEIKPSMTYVELMEDIFEGNLQQFRFTIIEGTVAKDALRKLRQIIKNNNLNFQISSKTLEIFSKESLILPDTYFFTDRQQLERLMINQKIRLDNILTRLWENKPKDNPLKSINEALVLASIVEREAAVEWERAQISSVFLSRIRDGWRLDADPTLIYGYYGDFSKKITKENLKAVKGDNNPFNTYKIKGLPPRPICYPSLSSIESVIMSSPGEYFFFVAKGDGTHIFSKTLDEHNKAVNNR; this is encoded by the coding sequence TTGGGGTTACCAGCCTCAATCAGACTTATAGAAATACAAAAAATACCAACTGGTGATAATTTAATTGTTGAAAAAGGGCAAGGAATTAATTCGATCATTGATAGTCTAAAAAATCAAAATAACAACAACTTTTTAACAATCTTAAAATTAAAATATTTATTTGAGTCTACAAATATTATTCCAGGTAGGTACGAAATTAAGCCAAGCATGACTTATGTTGAGTTAATGGAAGATATTTTTGAAGGTAATTTGCAGCAATTTAGGTTTACTATCATTGAAGGAACAGTTGCTAAAGATGCTTTAAGAAAACTTAGACAAATAATTAAAAACAACAATTTAAATTTTCAAATCTCGTCAAAAACTTTAGAAATCTTTTCAAAAGAATCCTTGATCTTGCCAGATACATATTTTTTTACTGATCGACAGCAACTTGAGAGGCTGATGATAAATCAAAAAATAAGATTAGATAATATTCTTACAAGGTTATGGGAAAATAAACCTAAAGACAATCCATTGAAGAGTATAAATGAAGCCTTAGTTCTTGCTTCAATAGTCGAGAGAGAGGCTGCTGTTGAATGGGAGAGAGCACAAATATCATCTGTTTTTTTATCAAGGATCAGAGATGGATGGAGACTAGATGCTGACCCAACGTTAATTTATGGTTATTACGGTGATTTTTCAAAAAAAATTACAAAGGAAAATCTTAAGGCTGTCAAAGGGGATAATAACCCTTTCAACACATATAAAATTAAAGGATTACCTCCCAGACCTATTTGTTACCCCTCATTGAGCTCAATAGAGTCTGTGATAATGTCATCCCCGGGTGAATATTTTTTCTTTGTCGCAAAGGGCGATGGAACTCATATATTCTCAAAAACTTTGGATGAGCATAATAAAGCTGTAAATAACAGGTAA
- a CDS encoding TorF family putative porin, producing MKKGMMTLVLFLTTYVFGDISSNFTLSSNYIWRGMTQTMDSPGYSGGFDYSSESGFYAGTWGSNVSFGGAGLELDTYFGYSGEIEGGFGYDIGYINYGYPEVDDADFSEVYLAFSYGNLGFSYYIGDEFGDYYDVSYGFGDFSVSFGDYEDTGSNFLLGYGFSLGDYDASVGYSSFSAEAASGLEDEDGLFFTVGASF from the coding sequence ATGAAAAAAGGAATGATGACTTTAGTCTTATTTCTGACTACGTATGTGTTTGGAGATATATCTTCAAACTTTACTCTTTCATCAAACTACATCTGGCGAGGGATGACACAAACAATGGATTCTCCCGGCTACAGTGGTGGTTTTGATTATAGCTCCGAGAGCGGCTTTTATGCTGGCACTTGGGGATCAAATGTTTCGTTCGGTGGAGCAGGTTTAGAGCTCGATACATACTTTGGCTATTCTGGCGAGATTGAAGGTGGCTTTGGTTACGATATCGGCTATATAAATTATGGCTATCCGGAGGTAGATGATGCTGACTTTTCAGAAGTTTATTTAGCCTTTTCGTATGGAAATTTAGGCTTTTCTTATTACATCGGAGATGAATTTGGAGATTACTATGACGTATCTTATGGATTTGGTGATTTTTCAGTTTCTTTTGGTGACTATGAGGATACTGGAAGTAATTTCTTACTAGGTTATGGTTTCTCACTTGGCGATTATGATGCCTCAGTAGGCTATAGTTCTTTTAGTGCAGAGGCTGCATCAGGATTAGAGGATGAAGATGGACTGTTCTTTACAGTCGGAGCATCTTTTTAA